From a region of the Pontixanthobacter gangjinensis genome:
- a CDS encoding preprotein translocase subunit YajC, giving the protein MKRTQTSFTALAFALATIGITIPAFAQDSDGADDQGESSGSGGRAVSVQPYIEVSQIAIAELSPGDEVTTYTQLAAGVEASITGRNNGGSVSLRYDKNIGYGDNALNSDTVTGIARAYASIVPQTLTVDAGALASRTRVDGTGGATVNPLLGDTAESQIYSAYAGPTLSTRAGDVAVNANYRIGYTRVETPDVLATAVGAEPVDIFDDSVSQSAAISLATSPGEPLPVGVGIHAGWNQEDVSNLDQRVRDLYVRGDVQVPVTDSLALVAGVGYEDVEVSSRDALRDGAGDPVIGADGRYVTDTSQPRQLAYDVSGLIWDAGVIWRPSSRTLLDARVGRRYDSTSYYGSFAYAPNKRSSLNVSVYDTISGFGNQLNTALANLPTEFTATRNALSGDLNGCVAGEEGAACLGGVLGSVRSSVFRSRGVTASYSTKLGRLSTGLGVGYDRRKFLAAPGTVLGAANGVTDESYYVAAFVSGNVDANSTFTTNAYYNYFSSGFDLAGEVSALGASAAYNRNLTSRLSARAAIAIDSIDSDVSDADFTAASALVGLRYGF; this is encoded by the coding sequence ATGAAACGCACACAAACCAGCTTCACGGCTTTGGCATTCGCGCTCGCCACTATTGGCATCACAATTCCCGCCTTTGCGCAGGATTCGGACGGCGCTGATGATCAGGGTGAATCCTCTGGGAGCGGAGGCCGTGCGGTGTCGGTCCAGCCTTATATCGAAGTATCACAAATTGCGATTGCAGAGCTGTCACCTGGCGATGAAGTGACGACATACACCCAGCTTGCAGCAGGTGTGGAAGCATCAATCACTGGTCGCAACAATGGCGGGTCGGTGTCGCTGAGATATGATAAGAATATCGGTTACGGGGACAACGCGCTAAATAGTGATACTGTCACAGGTATTGCGCGCGCTTATGCTTCGATTGTGCCGCAAACTTTAACCGTTGATGCAGGCGCCTTGGCGTCTCGCACACGGGTTGATGGTACAGGCGGTGCGACAGTCAATCCGCTTCTGGGCGACACAGCAGAAAGCCAGATTTATTCTGCCTATGCCGGACCAACTTTGAGCACGAGAGCTGGCGACGTCGCGGTCAATGCGAATTACCGCATTGGGTACACCCGTGTCGAAACCCCCGATGTGCTGGCCACAGCAGTGGGTGCAGAACCAGTTGATATTTTCGACGATAGTGTCTCGCAAAGCGCTGCGATCAGCCTTGCCACAAGCCCTGGCGAACCTTTGCCCGTTGGAGTTGGCATTCACGCTGGCTGGAATCAGGAAGATGTGTCTAATCTCGATCAGCGCGTCCGCGATTTGTACGTCCGCGGCGACGTCCAAGTTCCCGTGACTGATAGTCTCGCGCTGGTCGCCGGCGTGGGATACGAAGATGTCGAAGTGTCGAGCCGCGATGCCTTGCGCGATGGTGCAGGTGACCCAGTGATCGGCGCTGACGGGCGGTATGTGACCGACACAAGCCAGCCGCGCCAATTAGCTTACGACGTATCGGGTTTAATCTGGGATGCAGGCGTGATTTGGCGCCCAAGTTCGCGGACATTATTAGATGCGAGAGTCGGCCGCCGGTATGATTCGACCAGCTATTATGGAAGCTTCGCCTATGCCCCGAACAAGCGCAGTTCGTTGAACGTATCAGTTTACGATACCATTTCGGGCTTCGGTAACCAACTTAACACTGCGCTCGCCAATCTGCCGACAGAGTTTACCGCAACGCGCAATGCGTTGTCTGGCGACCTGAACGGCTGTGTTGCGGGTGAAGAAGGCGCAGCCTGTCTCGGCGGTGTGCTTGGTTCGGTTCGGTCATCGGTATTTCGTTCGCGCGGTGTTACAGCCAGTTACTCGACGAAGCTGGGACGGCTTTCGACCGGTCTTGGCGTAGGCTATGACCGCCGAAAATTCCTGGCAGCCCCGGGTACCGTACTAGGTGCGGCCAACGGCGTGACTGACGAGAGTTACTATGTCGCGGCCTTCGTTTCTGGGAATGTCGATGCCAATTCGACCTTCACCACAAACGCTTATTACAACTACTTCAGCAGCGGGTTTGACCTTGCCGGCGAGGTTTCTGCGTTGGGTGCTTCGGCAGCCTATAATCGCAATCTGACATCACGCCTTTCAGCCCGCGCAGCCATCGCGATAGACAGCATCGATAGCGATGTGTCCGACGCAGACTTCACCGCAGCATCGGCCCTGGTCGGCCTTCGCTACGGCTTCTGA